In the genome of Yarrowia lipolytica chromosome 1B, complete sequence, the window TCACATAGAGATGTATTTGTTCTTGTGGGCTCTCAGCTTGGCGGAGCATGGGCTCATGAGGTTGTCGGTTGGACTGGCAAAGCTCTTCTGCTGAAACAACTTCTTGTGGAGCTGTCGCTGCATCATGTTGCCGGAGTTACCGGAAGAAGGGTTGAGGGGAGCCTGGTTCATTTTTCTGTGTGTGGAAGGGAGATGTTGAATGTAGTGTTTAGGACCCAGGACCCTCTCTATATATCAGTTTAAGGGCCCATGTATGTGTGAGCAGGGATTTAGAGTTGTTTGGATCCGTCCTAATTGGGATTAGCCATTGCCTTAAATATGCATGAGAGATGTATATAGAGTGACCGGGAGATGGTGCAATATGGGATGTGAGATGTAAATAGAAGTCTATAAAGGGTGGTATCAAGATATATAGGACTATCTAAAAGCATCCATTGCATTATTATTTTAATCCCATTACTATTCGTCCAGATATAGTAACTATTCCATTCTTCCGCCCCATCGACACTGTATCTAGGCAACCATAAACGCGTACACTGTAGTATGCGTTAAAAATATTTTGGCTTTCAATTAAGCTCCTCAATTTAGGCACTGCAAAATGTGATTTCAAACGGTGCGAGATAGCAAGGCGGCATTGGCGTGGGGTTTTCATGAAGAAAACATCATCAATGTGACCAATGGGACTGTATTTTTGGCTGGTATGATTTTTGGCTGTATAATTCG includes:
- a CDS encoding uncharacterized protein (similar to Saccharomyces cerevisiae BNS1 (YGR230W) and SPO12 (YHR152W); ancestral locus Anc_5.99) encodes the protein MNQAPLNPSSGNSGNMMQRQLHKKLFQQKSFASPTDNLMSPCSAKLRAHKNKYISINNKAKPGLSFNARLQKSMSEESDCDEKENQ